One genomic region from Ovis canadensis isolate MfBH-ARS-UI-01 breed Bighorn chromosome 6, ARS-UI_OviCan_v2, whole genome shotgun sequence encodes:
- the PSAPL1 gene encoding proactivator polypeptide-like 1, with the protein MLCALLLLSGVLCTALAGSISGPKECAKGPAVWCRDLQAATRCGAVRHCRVAVWSQPTTRSLPCDLCLDVAATASNRLNPEATETDVLAAVMKTCEWLPSQESSVKCKGMVDAHYSAVLSMLGGDLGSAPGQVCTALTLCQPLQRHPATPRPLSEEDIYNVVAPFVANGLLSSRRQQIPMGTVCQDCVRLVTRLQGALGPDLSSLAQVTTREQCESLGPGLAFLCKNYIHQLFAPAEQTLRFMLPSEICGKEGFCEERQGPLHSAHVAAVDGVPALELASPWKKSEVQMQGPVACDVCLQVVQRLDHWLESSSSRTLISQALERVCSVLPPPVVQECIKLVDTYIPTLVDVLSRLTPEKMCTVIRLCRGWRRARAVHEGPMNPPPGLLDKDSLCRGCQRLFGLSVHNLEQKSTERRVLRAFKLACGILPLPFVMQCGRFVSEYQPVLMETLRDMMDPTTLCTKLRACHDPRDTLLGTDQCVLGPSFWCQSREAAQMCNTVEHCQRRVWKEAPSQAESVGDSGCPSQDAPPLERPASP; encoded by the coding sequence ATGCTCTGCGCACTGCTGCTTCTGTCGGGCGTGCTGTGCACTGCCCTGGCCGGCTCCATCTCTGGCCCCAAGGAGTGCGCCAAGGGCCCAGCCGTGTGGTGTCGGGACCTGCAGGCGGCGACGAGATGCGGGGCGGTCCGGCACTGCCGCGTTGCGGTCTGGAGCCAGCCCACCACCAGGTCCCTGCCCTGTGACTTGTGCCTGGACGTGGCAGCCACTGCCAGCAACAGGCTGAACCCCGAGGCCACCGAGACCGATGTCCTGGCTGCAGTGATGAAGACCTGTGAGTGGCTTCCCAGCCAGGAGTCTTCGGTCAAATGCAAAGGGATGGTGGATGCCCACTACTCAGCCGTCTTGAGCATGCTTGGCGGGGACCTGGGCAGTGCCCCAGGGCAGGTATGCACAGCTCTCACCCTCTGCCAGCCGCTGCAGAGGCACCCGGCCACCCCAAGGCCACTCTCCGAGGAGGACATATACAACGTGGTGGCCCCTTTCGTGGCCAATGGCCTCCTCAGCTCCCGCCGTCAGCAGATTCCCATGGGCACTGTGTGCCAGGACTGTGTCCGGCTGGTCACCCGGCTCCAGGGTGCCCTTGGGCCCGACCTGTCCAGCCTGGCACAGGTGACCACACGGGAACAGTGCGAGTCCCTGGGGCCGGGCCTGGCTTTCCTTTGCAAGAACTACATCCACCAGCTTTTTGCTCCTGCTGAGCAAACACTGAGGTTCATGCTGCCCAGCGAGATCTGCGGGAAGGAGGGCTTCTGTGAGGAGCGGCAGGGACCCCTCCACTCGGCTCACGTGGCTGCCGTGGACGGAGTCCCTGCCCTGGAGCTGGCGTCTCCGTGGAAGAAGAGCGAGGTGCAGATGCAGGGTCCTGTGGCCTGTGACGTGTGTCTGCAGGTGGTGCAGAGGCTGGACCACTGGCTGgaaagcagcagcagtaggaccCTCATCAGCCAGGCCCTGGAGCGTGTGTGCTCCGTGCTGCCCCCTCCCGTGGTCCAGGAGTGCATCAAGCTGGTGGATACCTACATCCCCACCCTGGTGGATGTCCTGAGCAGACTCACCCCAGAAAAGATGTGCACGGTCATCCGACTGTGCAGGGGATGGAGGCGGGCCCGGGCGGTCCACGAGGGCCCCATGAACCCGCCCCCTGGCCTCCTGGACAAGGACAGTCTCTGCAGGGGGTGCCAGCGGCTGTTCGGTCTGTCCGTCCATAACCTGGAGCAGAAGAGCACCGAGCGCCGCGTCCTGCGGGCCTTCAAGCTCGCCTGCGGCATCCTGCCCCTGCCCTTCGTGATGCAGTGCGGCCGCTTCGTGAGCGAGTACCAGCCCGTGCTCATGGAGACCCTCAGGGACATGATGGACCCCACCACCCTCTGCACGAAGTTGCGCGCTTGCCACGACCCCAGGGACACGCTGCTGGGCACCGACCAGTGCGTCCTGGGCCCAAGCTTCTGGTGCCAGAGCCGGGAGGCAGCCCAGATGTGCAACACGGTGGAGCACTGCCAGCGCCGCGTGTGGAAGGAGGCGCCCTCGCAAGCCGAGAGTGTGGGCGACAGCGGCTGCCCGAGCCAGGATGCCCCTCCCCTCGAGAGGCCCGCCTCTCCTTGA